Proteins from a genomic interval of Gemmatimonadaceae bacterium:
- a CDS encoding ROK family protein, whose amino-acid sequence MLNLIREAQPISRAELARRMNVRRASLTTIVRELLAAGDVEETGRAASARGRRPTLLRIRTRGRLVVAVDVRPVRTNLALADFAGNVLERQWIETPKDPSFVADAIARAARALLDAHDHVVEQEQCHGIGIVVPGMVDRKTGRVLYAPRLAWRDVQLREAVQAQTGLPAFVESAPIACALARLWSFDGGARSASRVVNNFAYVSVSDGVGVGIVTRGEVMRGETNTAGELGHVSLDPSGPACACGRHGCWEAFSCNAATVARYGGGGRVSVEEIVRRAKQGEASAVATLIETGRQIGRGLAAVINAFNPKRIYVGGEITAAWELIEAPMREQLVAGTLTEATQRTPVYADANPGEYRLLGAVALVAAPTFAAPRVA is encoded by the coding sequence GTGCTGAACCTCATCCGTGAGGCCCAGCCCATCTCGCGCGCCGAGTTGGCGCGGCGCATGAACGTGCGACGCGCGTCGTTGACGACGATCGTCCGCGAGCTGCTCGCCGCCGGTGACGTCGAGGAAACAGGTCGCGCCGCCTCGGCGCGCGGCCGCCGCCCGACGCTCCTTCGCATTCGCACACGCGGACGCCTGGTCGTTGCCGTCGACGTGCGGCCGGTGCGAACCAACCTCGCCCTCGCCGATTTCGCCGGCAACGTCCTCGAGCGGCAGTGGATCGAAACGCCGAAAGATCCCTCGTTCGTCGCGGACGCCATCGCGCGCGCCGCTCGCGCGCTGCTCGACGCGCACGATCACGTCGTGGAGCAGGAGCAGTGTCACGGCATCGGCATCGTCGTGCCGGGCATGGTCGATCGCAAGACAGGTCGCGTGCTCTACGCCCCGCGTCTCGCGTGGCGTGACGTGCAGCTTCGCGAAGCGGTACAGGCGCAAACCGGACTTCCCGCATTCGTCGAGAGCGCGCCGATCGCGTGCGCGCTCGCGCGGCTTTGGTCGTTCGACGGGGGCGCCCGCAGTGCGTCGCGCGTCGTGAACAATTTCGCGTACGTGAGCGTCTCGGACGGCGTTGGCGTCGGCATCGTGACGCGTGGGGAAGTCATGCGCGGCGAAACGAACACCGCGGGAGAGTTGGGCCACGTCTCGCTCGATCCGAGCGGTCCGGCGTGCGCGTGCGGACGCCATGGATGCTGGGAGGCGTTCTCGTGCAACGCGGCGACGGTCGCGCGCTACGGCGGCGGTGGCCGCGTGTCTGTCGAGGAGATCGTGCGCCGCGCGAAACAGGGCGAAGCATCCGCGGTGGCGACGTTGATCGAGACAGGCCGGCAGATCGGACGCGGACTCGCCGCGGTGATCAACGCGTTCAATCCAAAGCGGATCTATGTCGGCGGTGAGATCACCGCGGCGTGGGAGCTGATCGAGGCGCCGATGCGCGAGCAGCTGGTCGCGGGTACGCTCACCGAAGCGACGCAGCGAACGCCGGTCTACGCGGACGCGAACCCCGGCGAGTATCGGCTGCTCGGCGCGGTGGCGCTGGTCGCGGCGCCGACGTTCGCGGCACCGCGTGTCGCTTGA
- a CDS encoding ATPase, T2SS/T4P/T4SS family has protein sequence MAAPHPTPTSVERIGDLLHKEGLITGEQLAKALLEAKQTNTRVGYNLVKLGFIQEVELTKMLAKQHKMPAVDLSRFEVDPKIAKMIPNDLAQKNLVIPLKRDGRTLTVAMADPANLGVLEDLKFITRYDIFPVIAGEFTLRNLIEKIYGASDEQQMASLMDTIDELGDMGGDVEVVEETEEEVSQAALQAQMEDAPVVKLINAILTDAVKRGASDIHFECFEHDIRVRYRIDGALQEIMKPPMKLKAALISRFKIMSSLNIAERRVPQDGRIKLKMGNKVIDFRVSTLPTLFGEKIVLRILDKGNLTFDLEKFGIEPRAEHDLMEAVSNPYGMVLVTGPTGSGKTTTLYSSLSKVNTIDVNIMTAEDPVEYNLYGINQVLVRNEIGMTFAAALKAFLRQDPNIIMVGEIRDLETGGIAIKAALTGHMVLSTLHTNSAPETVTRLLDMGLEPFNVASALNLILAQRLVRRICSNCKVQYVPDKLELDAAKVTPETSMRDLRFTEEALVNAKAKATKEAAPFLETLSLDTKVKELGFFKGKGCDQCNGTGMKGRQGVYEVMVMTPHLRKLVMQNLGAAELRDGAIEEGMLTLRMDAWLKVMKGITTTEQMIRETSA, from the coding sequence ATGGCTGCGCCACACCCGACCCCCACGTCCGTCGAACGCATCGGTGATCTCCTCCACAAAGAGGGGCTGATCACCGGCGAACAGCTTGCCAAGGCGTTGCTGGAAGCGAAGCAGACGAACACCCGCGTCGGCTACAACCTCGTCAAGCTCGGCTTCATTCAGGAAGTCGAATTGACGAAGATGCTCGCCAAGCAGCACAAGATGCCGGCCGTGGACCTTTCGCGATTCGAGGTCGACCCAAAAATCGCGAAGATGATCCCGAACGACCTCGCGCAGAAGAACCTGGTCATTCCGCTCAAGCGCGACGGACGCACGCTCACCGTGGCGATGGCCGACCCGGCGAACCTGGGTGTGCTCGAGGATCTCAAGTTCATCACGCGGTACGACATCTTCCCGGTGATCGCGGGCGAGTTCACGCTGCGCAATCTCATCGAGAAGATCTACGGCGCCTCGGACGAACAACAGATGGCGTCGTTGATGGATACCATCGACGAGCTCGGCGACATGGGCGGCGACGTCGAAGTCGTCGAGGAGACGGAAGAAGAAGTTTCGCAGGCGGCGCTCCAGGCGCAGATGGAAGACGCGCCGGTCGTCAAGCTGATCAACGCCATCCTCACCGATGCCGTCAAGCGCGGCGCCTCGGACATTCACTTCGAGTGCTTCGAGCACGACATCCGCGTGCGCTACCGCATCGACGGTGCGTTGCAGGAGATCATGAAGCCGCCCATGAAGCTCAAGGCGGCGTTGATCTCACGCTTTAAGATCATGTCGTCGCTCAACATCGCCGAACGCCGCGTGCCGCAGGACGGCCGTATCAAGCTCAAGATGGGCAACAAGGTGATCGACTTCCGCGTGTCGACGCTGCCCACGCTGTTCGGCGAGAAGATCGTGCTCCGTATTCTCGACAAGGGCAACCTCACCTTCGACCTCGAGAAATTCGGCATTGAGCCGCGTGCCGAGCACGATCTGATGGAAGCGGTGTCGAATCCGTACGGCATGGTGCTCGTCACCGGTCCGACGGGCTCGGGCAAGACGACGACGCTCTACTCGTCGCTGTCGAAGGTGAACACGATCGACGTGAACATCATGACCGCGGAAGATCCCGTGGAGTACAACCTCTACGGCATCAACCAGGTACTGGTGCGCAACGAGATCGGCATGACGTTCGCCGCGGCGCTGAAAGCGTTCCTGCGGCAGGATCCGAACATCATCATGGTCGGCGAGATTCGAGATCTCGAAACCGGCGGCATCGCGATCAAGGCGGCGCTCACGGGCCACATGGTGCTGTCGACGCTACACACCAACTCGGCACCGGAAACGGTGACGCGTCTGCTGGACATGGGCCTCGAGCCGTTCAACGTGGCGTCGGCGCTCAACCTGATTCTCGCGCAGCGGCTGGTGCGGCGCATCTGCTCCAACTGCAAGGTGCAGTACGTACCCGACAAGCTCGAGCTGGACGCGGCCAAGGTGACGCCCGAGACCTCGATGCGCGATCTCCGCTTCACCGAGGAGGCGCTCGTCAACGCGAAAGCGAAAGCCACCAAGGAAGCGGCGCCGTTCCTCGAGACGCTGAGCCTCGACACCAAGGTCAAGGAGCTCGGCTTCTTCAAGGGCAAGGGCTGCGATCAGTGCAACGGCACGGGCATGAAAGGCCGCCAGGGCGTGTACGAGGTCATGGTGATGACGCCGCATTTGCGAAAGCTGGTCATGCAGAATCTGGGCGCCGCCGAGCTCCGCGACGGCGCGATCGAGGAAGGCATGCTGACGCTGCGCATGGACGCGTGGCTCAAGGTGATGAAGGGGATCACCACCACCGAGCAGATGATTCGCGAGACGTCTGCATAA
- a CDS encoding aldose epimerase family protein yields MTLVSREPFGTTADGQAAEQITLENARGMRVSMLTYGGIVRSLVVPDANGAGTDVILGFDSLADYERDGMYVGALIGRYANRIAGASFAIDGTLYRLPHNDGKNQLHGGPCGFNRRMWRPAIVNGAAGTSLELTRRSAAGEEGFPGAVDVRVTYSLSDDDELIIAYRAECDAPTHVNLTSHMYFNLGGHDAGDVLDHELTLSASRFTPIDTALIPTGELREVAGTPFDFTAGRRTGDARPADDEQLRLGGGYDHNFVIDAGSANSFSARVRDPRSGRWLEVRTTEPGVQLYLGQGLNTEGKNECHYGAHAGLALETQHFPDSPNHPAFPTTLLRPGELFSSRTAYRFGKDEHVA; encoded by the coding sequence GTGACCCTCGTGAGTCGCGAGCCGTTCGGCACGACGGCCGACGGACAGGCGGCCGAGCAGATCACGCTCGAGAATGCGCGCGGCATGCGTGTGAGCATGCTGACGTACGGCGGCATCGTGCGATCGCTTGTCGTGCCCGACGCCAACGGCGCGGGGACGGACGTCATACTCGGCTTTGATAGCCTCGCCGACTACGAGCGCGATGGCATGTACGTGGGCGCACTGATTGGGCGGTACGCCAATCGGATTGCCGGCGCGAGCTTCGCGATCGACGGCACGCTGTATCGCCTGCCGCACAATGACGGAAAGAATCAACTGCACGGCGGGCCGTGCGGTTTCAATCGGCGGATGTGGCGACCCGCCATCGTCAACGGCGCCGCCGGTACATCGCTCGAGCTCACGCGCCGAAGCGCCGCGGGCGAAGAAGGATTTCCCGGCGCGGTCGATGTGCGCGTCACCTACTCTCTCTCCGACGACGACGAGCTGATCATCGCCTACAGGGCCGAGTGCGACGCGCCGACGCACGTGAATCTCACGTCGCACATGTACTTCAATCTGGGCGGCCATGATGCGGGCGACGTGCTCGATCACGAGCTGACGCTTTCCGCGTCGCGTTTCACGCCGATCGATACCGCGCTCATTCCCACCGGAGAGTTGCGAGAGGTGGCGGGTACGCCGTTCGATTTCACGGCGGGCCGTCGCACGGGCGACGCTCGCCCGGCCGACGATGAGCAGCTTCGCCTGGGCGGCGGCTACGATCATAATTTTGTAATAGATGCCGGCTCGGCCAATTCCTTCTCGGCGCGGGTGCGCGATCCACGCAGCGGACGATGGCTCGAGGTGCGCACCACCGAGCCGGGCGTTCAGCTCTATCTCGGCCAGGGCCTCAATACCGAGGGCAAGAACGAGTGCCACTACGGCGCGCACGCCGGCCTGGCCCTGGAGACTCAACACTTTCCCGACTCGCCCAACCACCCCGCGTTTCCAACGACGCTGCTCCGGCCGGGCGAGTTGTTCAGCTCACGGACGGCGTATCGTTTCGGGAAAGACGAACACGTTGCTTAA
- a CDS encoding xanthine dehydrogenase family protein molybdopterin-binding subunit produces the protein MSLGQPLDRVDGRLKVTGGAKYAAEFAIPNLVHAVMITSTIAKGRVAAFDTSAAERAPGVIKIITPFNAPKLPGAGAATMRRPTLLQDRDVHYNGQPIGLAIADTFEHATAASHMVRVRYDEEQAVLDMDTAPKNPPDQVHPLGGERTYARGDFDKSWTEAAVKVDNTYTTPLENHNPMEVHNVIAAWNGDTLTLYESTQGITSVRNSVAKTFGITPENVRVIAYFTGGGFGSKGGSWSHEPLAAMAAREVQRPVKLVLTRRQMFGPVGGRPRTVQHVSLGASRDGTLIATRHTSTSNTSTLEDWIEPALNQTRMLYACPNVQTQYDVVRINVGSPTFQRAPGESTGTFALESAMDELAYALEMDPIELRLKNYAERDPESGKPWSSKSLRECYRVAADAFGWSKRNPVPRSMRDGRWLVGYGMATATYPARRQQAASTARLLPDGRVWVRAGTQEIGCGTYTAMSQIAADALGIPVDRVRFELGDTTMPENPASTGSVTAASTGSSVHDTAMALRQKIEQLAPGGLASNSVAEIIAKNGGQPVEVTLTSRPGQEQQQYSMHSFGGVFTEVRVDPDLGLIRVPRIVTAHGVGRILNEKTASSQIRGGVIWGIGMALLEETHIDPHTGRYLNADLAEYQVPVNADVGTIDVHFVDENDPHVSTVGAKGAGEIGITGVAASIANAVYHATGRRVRELPIRLDKLVMSA, from the coding sequence GCGGTGATGATCACGAGCACCATCGCCAAAGGGCGCGTGGCGGCATTCGACACGTCGGCGGCGGAGCGCGCGCCCGGCGTGATCAAGATCATCACGCCGTTCAACGCGCCGAAGTTGCCCGGCGCCGGCGCGGCGACCATGCGTCGTCCGACGCTGCTGCAGGACCGCGACGTTCATTACAATGGCCAGCCGATTGGCCTGGCGATCGCCGACACGTTCGAACACGCGACGGCGGCCTCGCACATGGTGCGGGTGCGATACGACGAAGAGCAGGCGGTGCTCGACATGGACACCGCGCCGAAGAATCCGCCCGATCAGGTCCATCCACTCGGCGGCGAGCGCACGTACGCTCGCGGAGACTTCGACAAGAGTTGGACGGAAGCGGCGGTAAAGGTGGACAATACCTATACAACGCCGCTCGAGAATCACAACCCGATGGAAGTGCACAACGTCATCGCCGCCTGGAACGGCGACACGTTGACGTTGTACGAGTCCACGCAAGGCATCACCAGCGTGCGCAACTCGGTCGCGAAGACGTTCGGCATCACGCCCGAGAACGTGCGGGTGATCGCCTACTTCACGGGCGGCGGATTCGGCAGCAAAGGTGGTTCGTGGTCGCACGAGCCACTCGCCGCGATGGCCGCGCGCGAAGTGCAGCGGCCCGTCAAGCTCGTGCTCACGCGGCGTCAGATGTTCGGCCCCGTCGGTGGGCGGCCCCGCACAGTGCAGCATGTTTCACTCGGCGCATCGCGTGACGGAACGTTGATCGCGACGCGCCACACGAGCACCTCGAACACGTCGACGCTCGAGGACTGGATCGAGCCCGCGCTGAACCAGACGCGCATGCTGTACGCCTGCCCGAACGTCCAGACGCAGTATGACGTGGTGCGCATCAACGTCGGTTCGCCGACGTTTCAACGCGCGCCCGGCGAATCGACGGGCACGTTTGCGCTCGAGAGTGCGATGGACGAGCTGGCGTACGCGCTGGAGATGGATCCGATCGAGCTGCGCCTGAAGAACTACGCCGAGCGCGATCCGGAGAGCGGAAAGCCGTGGTCGAGCAAGTCGTTGCGAGAATGCTATCGTGTGGCGGCTGACGCATTCGGCTGGTCGAAGCGCAACCCGGTGCCGCGTTCGATGCGCGACGGGCGGTGGCTCGTCGGCTACGGCATGGCGACGGCGACGTACCCCGCGCGACGTCAGCAGGCGGCGAGTACCGCGCGTCTATTGCCCGACGGCCGCGTGTGGGTGCGCGCCGGCACGCAGGAAATCGGGTGCGGCACGTACACCGCGATGTCGCAGATCGCGGCCGACGCGCTGGGCATTCCGGTCGATCGGGTACGCTTCGAGCTCGGCGACACGACGATGCCGGAGAATCCCGCGTCGACTGGTTCGGTGACGGCGGCCTCCACGGGCAGCTCGGTGCACGACACGGCGATGGCGCTGCGCCAGAAGATCGAACAGCTCGCGCCGGGCGGATTGGCGTCGAACAGCGTCGCCGAGATCATCGCGAAGAACGGCGGCCAGCCGGTCGAGGTCACGCTCACGTCGCGGCCGGGTCAGGAGCAGCAGCAATACTCCATGCACTCGTTCGGCGGCGTGTTCACAGAGGTGCGCGTCGACCCCGACCTCGGGCTCATTCGGGTGCCGCGGATTGTCACGGCGCACGGTGTGGGGCGGATCCTCAACGAGAAGACCGCAAGCAGCCAGATTCGCGGCGGCGTGATCTGGGGCATCGGCATGGCGCTATTAGAGGAGACTCATATCGACCCTCATACGGGCCGCTACCTCAACGCCGACCTGGCCGAGTATCAGGTGCCGGTGAATGCCGACGTTGGAACGATCGACGTGCATTTCGTCGACGAGAACGACCCGCATGTGAGCACGGTCGGCGCGAAGGGCGCCGGAGAGATCGGGATCACCGGCGTGGCGGCGTCGATCGCGAATGCGGTGTATCACGCGACCGGAAGGCGCGTGCGGGAATTGCCGATTCGGTTGGACAAGCTCGTCATGTCGGCCTGA
- a CDS encoding aminotransferase class I/II-fold pyridoxal phosphate-dependent enzyme, producing MTSLAPEGLASHRLDTVSFGKIVQIREELLKAQAAGARVVRFESGDPSFAVAPHILDAMSSAAAAGKTHYVPNDGIPELRAALAEKLARKNAIDADQGDVFLTNGAMHALYVAFGALLSEGDEVIIPDPMWTEVAENIRLAGGAPVRVVVDADGDYAYDPAAIARAITPATRAIFVNSPHNPTGAVLPRESLAAIVELAREHELWVVSDEAYEDVIYEPAVHHSVASLAGDWAERVISIFSFSKSYAMSGLRTGYIVTRAPLLQERIQKLLRCTINGVNSLAQWGALAAVTGPQDQLAKMRAEYLLRRDVLLSALRGIDGVDPFTPRGAFYVWAELDETLYERLQVRDAGELSARLARAGIGSAPGDAFGEHSAGAIRFAYSCGTEMVRSGSELLRAALTGELVI from the coding sequence ATGACCTCACTCGCTCCGGAAGGCCTGGCGTCGCATCGACTCGACACGGTTTCGTTCGGCAAGATCGTGCAAATACGCGAAGAGCTGCTGAAGGCCCAGGCCGCGGGAGCGAGAGTCGTTCGATTCGAGTCGGGCGATCCGAGCTTTGCCGTCGCGCCGCACATTCTCGACGCCATGTCGTCCGCGGCGGCCGCGGGCAAGACGCACTACGTCCCCAACGACGGCATTCCGGAGCTGCGCGCCGCGCTCGCCGAAAAACTCGCGCGAAAGAATGCCATCGACGCGGATCAAGGCGACGTGTTCCTGACGAACGGCGCGATGCACGCACTGTACGTCGCGTTCGGCGCGCTGTTGAGCGAAGGCGACGAAGTGATCATCCCCGACCCGATGTGGACCGAAGTCGCCGAGAATATTCGGCTGGCCGGTGGTGCGCCGGTGCGCGTGGTCGTGGATGCGGATGGAGACTACGCGTACGATCCGGCGGCGATCGCGCGCGCGATCACGCCGGCGACGCGCGCCATATTCGTCAACTCGCCGCACAATCCCACCGGAGCGGTGCTGCCGCGTGAATCGTTGGCGGCGATCGTCGAGCTGGCCCGCGAGCACGAGCTGTGGGTCGTATCGGACGAAGCGTACGAGGACGTGATCTACGAACCGGCGGTGCACCATTCGGTTGCGTCGCTGGCCGGCGACTGGGCGGAACGGGTGATCAGTATTTTCTCATTCTCGAAGTCATATGCCATGAGCGGCCTGCGCACCGGCTACATCGTGACGCGCGCGCCCCTCTTGCAGGAACGAATTCAGAAGCTCCTGCGCTGCACGATCAACGGCGTGAACAGCCTGGCGCAGTGGGGCGCGCTTGCCGCCGTCACGGGACCGCAGGACCAGCTGGCGAAGATGCGTGCCGAGTATCTCCTGCGGCGCGACGTGTTGCTGTCGGCGCTGCGCGGGATCGACGGCGTGGACCCGTTCACGCCGCGCGGCGCATTCTACGTGTGGGCCGAGCTCGACGAGACGCTGTACGAACGGTTGCAGGTGCGCGATGCCGGCGAGCTGTCGGCGCGGCTTGCCAGGGCCGGCATCGGCAGCGCGCCGGGCGATGCGTTCGGCGAACACTCGGCCGGCGCCATTCGCTTTGCATACAGTTGCGGCACCGAGATGGTTCGGTCGGGTTCGGAGCTGTTGCGCGCGGCGCTCACGGGCGAGCTGGTCATATAG